The genomic DNA ATACCAACGGCTCAAGCAAACCGAAAAGACCCTGTTGGTGACCGGGCTGCCGAATCCCTATTTCACCGTCCACGAAGGGCTGACGCGCGACACCACGCAAATTGATGGCCGCGAACTGATCAGCTTTGCCAGCTACAACTATCTGGGCATGTCGGGCGATCCGGAAGTCACCCGAGCGGCGAGCGAAGCGTTGCAACGCTTTGGAACCAGCGTGAGTGCCAGCCGTTTGGTCTCGGGCAACAAAACCATTCACGGCGAATTGGAACGCGAACTGGCGGAGTGGATTGGAACCGAAGCTTCGATCGTTTTCGTCGGGGGCCACAGCACCAATGAAACCACCATCGGCCACTTGGTCGGTCCGGGCGATCTGATTTTGCACGACGCCCTTTCGCACAACAGCATCATCCAAGGGGCGTTGCTGTCGGGTGCCCGTCGACGTCCATTTGAACACAACGATTTCGAATCGCTCGATCGGATCCTTACCGAAGTCCGGCGCCAGTATCGCCGCGTGTTGGTGATCATCGAAGGCGTTTACAGCATGGACGGCGACTTTCCCGACCTTCCCAAATTCGTCGAGATCAAACAACGTCACCAATGTTTGTTGATGGTCGACGAAGCGCACAGCATCGGCACGATGGGGGCGACCGGCCGCGGAATGTCGGAACATTTTGGTATCGATCCCAAATCGGTCGATATCTGGATGGGAACGCTCAGCAAATCCTTCGGCAGCTGTGGTGGCTACATCGCCGGCTGTGCGGAATTGGTCGAGTACCTGCAGTACACAGCTCCCGGTTTTGTCTACAGCGTCGGTCTGCCACCGGCATCGGCCGCCGCGGCGCAAGCGTCGCTTCGCGTGATGAAAGCCGAACCCGAACGGGTCGCGCGGCTGAAGGAACGCAGCAGCCAATTCGTCCGTGAAGCTCAAGCGCGCGGCCTGAACACCGGGCAAAGCTGCGGAACCCCAGTGGTTCCCGTGATCACGGGCAATTCGTTGCTCGCATTGAAGCTATCACACGCCTTGTTCGAATCGGGCATCAACGTGCAACCGATCCTTTACCCAGCGGTCGAAGAAGCAGCGGCCCGTTTGCGATTCTTCATCACTTCGGAACACTCCGAACAACAGATCCAACAGACGGTCGAAGAGGTCGCCAAACAGTACGTCGCCGTCGGGGGCCAATTACCCGAAGGGGCTGCGGCTCCGCAGGCGTAACGCTTTCGGCTTCGAAAAAGCTGCCGCTGAACGCAATTCTCCAACCGCCAGGTCGCAGGCTCGCGGCGGGCTGGGCAATGGTGATCGATCGCGCGACCGCGGATTGCCGGCCCCGAACGCGGTGTGCGGCTCCTACAAGCCGCGCCATGGAGATTGCTAGCCCAGCAAACCAGGAGCCAACGCGGCGGAACTGGCAAGATTTTTCCAAGACAGGTGGGAACTATCGGCCGGAGAGAGGCATCCAAGGATTGGCGACCGTGTTCTGGCCGGTGTGGCGGAGCTAGGATTAGCGAACGTCGCCCGCGATGGCAACTCTCCCTTCCGCTCCGTTCTATTTGATACTTTCTCGGGCACATCATCATGGGTAGCGCTCCGTGGAGCGATGACAGTGACAACGGTCACTCCAGCATGAAGCCCTATTCCAAGACGGGCCCTTTCCACCGAATCCGCATTGTCCGGGAACAGCAGAACGTCACCATCCGTACGGTCTCACGGCGCAGCGGCGTGCCGATGCGCGACCTGCGTGAACAAGAAAAGCCATCGACCGACGTGCCGATGTCGGTGCTTCTTTGCTGGCGTGATGCGCTCGATGTTCCGTTGTCGGAATTGCTGATCGAGCCCGATATGCGATTAAGTCAATCGATCGCCCACCGAGCGAAATTGGTCCGCATGATGAAGACGATCCTGACGCTGTGCGAACACGGCGGCGACCAGCGAACGCAGCGACTCACGACGATGCTTCACGAGCAGATGTTGGAACTGATGCCTGAATTGACCGAAGTCACCGGATGGCCCAGTTTTGGCAGCCGTCGCCCTCAGGATGAACTGGGACGGATCGGCCAACAACCGATCTCGCTCGACGGGCTCAATAGCGACGCCCTGACCGACTGACAGTGCCGAAGCGTCGCGACAGCACGCCGCGACCGAAGACGCACTCCATTGAAGGCGTCTGTTTCGCAGGGCACCCGCTTAGATTTGGTAGTTCAATTCGGGAGCCATATCGTCGGGCATTTCGGCCCGTACGCGGAGCTTCGGTTTCTCCAGCACGACGGTGCTGCGCGGCGCCACGCTGCTGGTCACCCAAACGCTCGAACCAATCACCGTATCGTGACCGATCACCGTCTTGCCACCCAAGATGGTCGCATTGGCATACACGACCACACGGTCTTCGATGGTGGGATGCCGTTTTTGTCCGCGGATCAACTGCCCATCGCTGTCGGTTGGAAAGCTCAACGCTCCCAGCGTCACACCCTGATACAGCTTCACATGACTGCCAATGTTGCAAGTCTCGCCAATCACCACTCCCGTGCCGTGATCGATGAAAAAGTGATCCCCGACCGTGGCACCCGGATGGATGTCGATTCCGGTGTTCATGTGCGCTTTTTCAGTCATCATCCGCGGGATGAACGGAACTCCCAGCTGTAACAATTGATTTGCGATCCGGAAGACCGTGATCGCTTCAAGGCCGGGGTAGCAGAAGATGATCTCGTCGGTCGTTTGGCAGGCGGGATCGCCATCAAAGGCGGCTTGCGCGTCGGTTGCCAAGATCCTTCGCAAATCGGGAATTCGCTTCAGAAGCTCCACCGCCATCGCTTGGCCCTTGGCTTCATAATCGACCTGCGATTCGCAATCCCCATGGTTGTGCTTCACGCGGTCTTCGTGCTGCAACGCGCGGCCGATCTGCGTGGTCAGCGTATCGTGCAACCGGTCGACAAGACAGCCGACATGGTAGCCGACGTTGCCGCGGTGCAGCCCTGTGCGTCGCCGATACCCTGGATAGATGATCTCCTTGAGATCTTCGACGATCGAAACCACGGCTTCGTAGCTGGGCAGGGGACAATGCCCCAGATGGTTTATTTTGTCGTCGGCGGTGTAGGTCGCGACGATGCGATCGGTCAGTTCGGGCAGTTGTTCTTTGAGTCGAAAATCAGAAGCCATCGGGATCTTCCTGTACGGATCATCAGACTGCGATCTCCACAGCCCGGACGTTGCGCTCCGGCAACTTCAATTGAAGCACGAATCCCTGCGAACCCAATTGTATCGGGATTCGGCCTGGTTGGATGCCACACACCGGTGCGGCATCAATAAAGCGACTCCGGTTTGTAGCCGCCGGTTCGCTGGCAGCCCCGATAAATCGACCTTTCCCCTGTCGAAGCGTCCCAATCGGTTCGCATTCAGGGATGCGTCATGGCCGTCGCGATGAAACCCCGCCCCACGGCGTTTCGGATTGATTATGACCAACCGAAAGTGGCGCGGCATTCAATCGAAACCTAGTAGCCGATCGACGGCGGATTGGCGTTCAGGAAGTCGCGCGGACCGCGTGTGGTGTAGTACGGGTATGCGGTCGACGCCGACGGTGGCCCTGGATTTTGTTGCATTTGACCATGCTTGACGTCGCTGTAGGTCAAATTGTGGCCGTAATCGGTCCCCCCTTGCTGCCAAGAAAGGTTGCCCGGACGACAGCCGGTGCTGACACCACCACGACAACACGACGAAAGCCCACGAGCTCCATTGCCGCACTGGCCACAATTGCATTGCTTGGTGTTGCAATTATTGCAACTGTTACACTGCTGGCCACACGAATTCGAAGAGCATCCGCCACGAGACAACGCTTTCGCGCAACCGCCAGTACTCGACAACAAGCATAACAAACCGGCAACGACCAATAGCTGTTTCATCGCGAATCCTTCCCCTGATCAAACGCAGACGGTTATCAACCAAACCGTTCCTTGCTGTCAGGGATCGACCGTCGCGATCGAATACATTGAAAGAATCGTCAAAACCGAACGAACACGAAGAACTCCCCCGATGAATATTCTTCCCGGTTTACGCAATTTATGCTATCGAGGACGGCGAGGACTCAGCCCATACGCCTTGGCAGCATTGAGCCCCCAGAACTTCTCCTGCTCACTGGGCGACAGACCTGCCGACAATTCCGTTACCATCTCGACCCATTGTCCGTAGGAAATCTTCAACAAACAGACGGGCCAATCGCTGCCAAACAGTAAACGGTCGGGGCCAAACGCTTCCAAAGCGACATCCCAGTAAGGGCGAATGGTTTCGATCGTGGCCTCCGGATCGCGCACTTCGGTGACCACGCCAGAGAACTTACAAACCACGTTATCGCGCCGCGCCAATTCACGCATCTGCCGCGCCCACGTGTCATCGAACTGACCGCCGCGAATCGTCGGTTTGGCGATGTGATCCAGCACGAAAGATTGATGCGGGTGCCGATCGACAAATGGGATCGTCGCAGGGAGATGTTTGCCGTAGATCAGGATGTCGTAGACCAACCCAAAACCAGCCAGCTTGGCCACGCCCCGATTGAAGTCGTCGCCGAGGATAAAGTCGTCCGCCGGTTCATCTTGAACGACGTGGCGAATC from Rosistilla carotiformis includes the following:
- a CDS encoding helix-turn-helix domain-containing protein produces the protein MGSAPWSDDSDNGHSSMKPYSKTGPFHRIRIVREQQNVTIRTVSRRSGVPMRDLREQEKPSTDVPMSVLLCWRDALDVPLSELLIEPDMRLSQSIAHRAKLVRMMKTILTLCEHGGDQRTQRLTTMLHEQMLELMPELTEVTGWPSFGSRRPQDELGRIGQQPISLDGLNSDALTD
- a CDS encoding serine O-acetyltransferase, translating into MASDFRLKEQLPELTDRIVATYTADDKINHLGHCPLPSYEAVVSIVEDLKEIIYPGYRRRTGLHRGNVGYHVGCLVDRLHDTLTTQIGRALQHEDRVKHNHGDCESQVDYEAKGQAMAVELLKRIPDLRRILATDAQAAFDGDPACQTTDEIIFCYPGLEAITVFRIANQLLQLGVPFIPRMMTEKAHMNTGIDIHPGATVGDHFFIDHGTGVVIGETCNIGSHVKLYQGVTLGALSFPTDSDGQLIRGQKRHPTIEDRVVVYANATILGGKTVIGHDTVIGSSVWVTSSVAPRSTVVLEKPKLRVRAEMPDDMAPELNYQI
- a CDS encoding amidohydrolase family protein — translated: MKIDSHHHLWNYDPEQYGWISEQMAVLRRDFSPTDLQQELRDAGIDAAVAVQAQQTIAETEWLLEQAGKNPVIAGVVGWVPLASDQVADDLDRLHQNELLKGIRHVVQDEPADDFILGDDFNRGVAKLAGFGLVYDILIYGKHLPATIPFVDRHPHQSFVLDHIAKPTIRGGQFDDTWARQMRELARRDNVVCKFSGVVTEVRDPEATIETIRPYWDVALEAFGPDRLLFGSDWPVCLLKISYGQWVEMVTELSAGLSPSEQEKFWGLNAAKAYGLSPRRPR